The window GACTTTGATAAAATTGGTGTGGATGTCAACAATGGTTTCGGTGACTTGTTAAGCAAGTTACATGAGTTACCAGAAGAGAAAAAAGATGCGGTACAAGATGCCTTGCGTCGTGTTATGGAATACCGCCCAGATCTTGCCATGGTAAATTCAGACAACGGAATTACCAATCTGCACGTGCCAAGTGACGTCATTATTGATGCTTCCATGCCAGCAATGATTAGAAATTCTGGCCAAATGTGGAATAAAGACGGTAAATCTCAAGATACAAAAGCCGTAATTCCAGATAGTTCTTATGCAGGAATTTATGATGCAACTATAGAGTTCTGTAAAGAAAATGGCGCGTTTGATCCTCGTACTATGGGAACTGTGCCTAACGTAGGTTTGATGGCTCAAAAAGCGGAAGAATATGGATCGCATGACAAAACATTTGAACTTCCTAAGGCAGGAAAAGTTCAAGTTGTTGATGCAGATGGAAATGTACTAATGGAGCACAGCGTTGAGGCTGGTGACATTTGGAGAGCTTGTCAAACCAAGGATGCACCAATCCAAGATTGGGTAAAACTGGCTGTATCTAGAGCTAAGGCCACGGGAGATCCTGCGATTTTCTGGTTGGACAAGAACCGCGCTCATGATGCAGAGATTATCAAAAAAGTAAATACCTACCTTAAAGGTCACGATACTGAAGGACTGGATATCACTATAGCTTCTCCAGTAGAAGCAACAGAACGAACTCTACGCCGAATGAAAGATGGTAAGGATACCATTTCTGTTACTGGTAATGTTTTAAGAGATTATAATACAGACCTCTTCCCTATTCTAGAAGTAGGAACTAGTGCTAAAATGCTCTCCATCGTTCCATTAATGAATGGTGGTGGTTTGTTTGAAACGGGTGCCGGTGGATCTGCCCCTAAGCACGTACAGCAATTTGAAAAAGAAAACCATTTGAGATGGGATTCTTTAGGAGAGTTCCTAGCCCTTGCTGTTTCTTTAGAGCATACCGCAGAGAAATACAACAATCCTAAAGCTCAGATCATTGCTGATTCTCTAGATAAGGCTACAGAGAAGTTCCTTACTAACAAAAAATCACCTTCCCGTAAGGTGAATGAATTGGATAACCGTGGGTCTCAATTCTATCTAGCTTTATATTGGGCACAAGAATTGGCTAACCAGACAAAAGATGAGGAATTAGCTAATCATTTCTCAAAACTGGCTAAGGATCTATCCGATAACGAGGATAAGATCACACAAGAGCTGATTGAGGCACAAGGAAAATCAATGGACATAGGTGGCTATTACTTACCAGATCCTGCTAAAGAAAAGGCAGCGATGCGGCCTAGTAAAACCCTTAATGCGATTATAGGCTAAGTCAAACGCTTATCCTAGATTGAATCCCGATCCCGTTATAACGAGATCGGGATTTTTTGTTTAGACCATTAACTTGAGCTCACAATACTCATGTCCCTTGGAGTTAGCAAGTTTATACGGCCAGTACGGCATGGCTCAGTTGAATATGATTTATTCTAAATATCTGAAGGCCTATCATAGCGATCCTTCCATTACTGATTAAACTCATGAGGGATGAGTATTCATCATACGGATGATCGAATAAAAAAAGACCGCTAATAATAGCGGCCTTTAAACAATAATCTTAGGGGAATTTATTTAGCTCTACTAGGATACCACTCTAATAAGGTGACTTCAATATCAGGATTTTCACTATTGACCAGAGATTTGAACTTTTCTATATCAGAGAATTTATCCTGACCTCTATAGTGGTAAGGAACCACCTCTTTAGGTGCAAATTCTAATACAGCATCAGCTGCTTGTTCCACGTCCATCGTATAGGGTAAATTCATGCACACAAAGGCTTTGTCTATATTCTGTAAATTTCTCATCTCAGGAATTCCCTCGGTATCTCCTGATATGTATATACGGTATCCATCTTTTTCCAGTACATATCCATTACCACGTCCTTTTGGATGTTTGTCTAGGCGACCTTCTGTAATATTATACATAGGGATAGCAGTAATTCTTAGACCATTGCGAGTCGCTGCTTCACCATTATTTACAATAACAGTTGGTCTTAATTTGGCATCTAATTTATCTGCGACTGCTTGAGGAACAAAAAGAAAATTACTCTCATTTTTAACAGCTGCTATAGTTTCTGGATTCATGTGATCGCCATGAATATCTGTCACTAAGATTACCTCAGCATCTGGCATGTTTTCAAAAACAGCGGCACCGCCAACAGGGTCAACATAGATAATTTGATCATTCCAATTCATTACAAATGTGGCATGTGAAATAGGCCGTATCTGGATGTCTGGTATCACATTAGCATTATCCGCTTCTTCATTTATCATTTCTTCCTCACTAGTTTCTGTTTGATCAACAGTAGTTTCGGCCTCTTTACAGGATAGAGCGGTAATGGTCAATAAACAAATCCAAAGTAGGTTTTTCATAATTAAAGTTTTGACAAAGGTACTTTTGAAGTACCCAGACCCCTGTTAATGAAAACAGAAAATGAGCTGAAAGAAGGTTCACGCATAGCCGTTTAGAATAATATTGGGCAGTACTTTTTCTTACTTCTACTATTCTCACAAAATGCCCTAGCTTTGTGTCAGATTCATTTTTTATGAAAAAGAAGAAAAACCAAAATTACAGCTGTGTACATGCTGGCGAATTAAAGGATACAGTATACGGTGGCGCTACCGCGCCTATTTACACCTCTACCACATATGACTATCGCGGTCCGGGCACTAATTTGTATCCGCGATATTTCAACACTCCTAATCAAGTAGCTCTAGCCCAAAAAATGGCGGTACTTGAAAATACAGAGTCTGCCATGATTTTTGGTAGTGGAATGGCAGCGATCAGTGCTGTATTTATGGCTTTTCTCAAGAATGGAGATCACATTATCATGCAACGTGCTATCTATGGCGGGACCTCACATTTCGCTGCGGCCGAATTTGATCGTGTAGGCATAACTTATACGATGTTAGAGCATATAAACGAGGATACATTGCAAGAGAGCCTTCAGGAGAATACCAGAATGGTGTACATCGAGACTCCTAGCAATCCACTATTAGAAGTGACAGATATTGAAATGGTTTCCGCTTTCGCGAAAGCGAACTCCTTAATCACCGCTATCGATAACACCTTTGCCTCACCTATCAACCAGAATCCTGCAGATTTTGGCATCGATTTGATCATTCATAGCGCTACCAAATATTTAGGTGGTCACAGCGATATTTGCGCAGGAACGGTAAGCGGTTCACAGAAACATATGGAAACGTTGTGGAATACGGCCAAAAATTATGGGGGCAGTTTAAGTGATGTTACAGTACACCTATTAGAGCGCAGTATTAAAACCTTAGGATTAAGAGTAAAGCAGCAATCTAAAACAGCGTTGAAGTTAGCGACTTTTCTAGAACGACACCCAGATCTTGAAAAAGTAAATTATCCGGGTCTAAAAACTCATCCACAATATAAAATTGCCAAAAAACAGATGTACGGCTTTGGCGGCATGATGTCTTTTGAGCTAAAAGAGCATGTCGATCACAATGACTTTCTAGAAGAATTAAAAGTGATCAAACCAGCTTTGAGTCTTGCGGGAGTAGAATCTACCATTCTTTCACCAGCTCAAACTTCTCACAGCTTACTGACACCAGAAGAACGAGCTGAGCAAGGTATCACCGATCGCTTACTGCGATTCTCCGTCGGGATTGAAGAGTTGAATATCTTGATTGACGATATTGAGCAGGCGATTGAAAAGAGCCGTAAACGATAAATAGAGTACATGAAATTAGATATACTAGCGATAGGTGCCCATCCTGATGATATTGAGTTAAGCTGTGCAGGTGTGCTGGCTAAGGAACATGCCGCAGGAAAAAAAATTGGTATCCTAGACCTAACTCGTGGAGAATTAGGGACTCGCGGTACACCTGAGATAAGGGATCTTGAAGCTAGTGATGCTGGTAAAATCCTAGGCGCTCAGGTGCGAGAAAACCTAGGCTTTGCTGATGGTTTTTTTCTTAACGATAGGGAGCATCAATTAAAGATTATAGAGGTCATCCGCAAATACCGCCCAGAAATTGTTTTTTGTAACGCCGTTAAAGACCGGCATCCAGATCATGGGCGTGGCTCTAGTGTTGCTAGCATAAGCTGTTTTCTTTCTGGACTACGCAAAATAGAGACCTCCTTTAAGGGTGAACCACAAGAGGCGTGGAGACCTAAACATGTCTATCATTACATTCAATGGCAAGACATGGATCCAGATATCGTAGTAGACATCAGCGGGTTTATCGATAAAAAGATTGATTCCGTAAAAGCTTACAACTCTCAATTCTTTGATCCTAATAATAAGGAGCCTTCGACGCCTATTAGTAGCAACAACTTTTTTGAATCTATTCGATACCGAGCAGCAAACCTAGGAAGACTCATAGGAACAGATCACGCAGAGGGCTTTATGACAGAGCGTTATCCAGCTGTAGAAAGTATATTTGATTTGATATAAATTCTGTCAAAAAAATATTTGAGATTTTAAGAAATACATTAAATTTGCATCCGCTTAACGGCGAGTGGTTGAACTCTTGAGACCCACTTTAAAAAAACTCACATTGATATGGTGGTTGTAGCTCAGTTGGTTAGAGCGCTGGTTTGTGGTGCCGGAAGTCGCGGGTTCGAGTCCCGTCTTCCACCCTAAAAGGTCTTAGAGAAATCTAGGGCCTTTTTTAATTTAGGAACTTGACGAAACTGGGGTCTAAGGGACGAGAAGTTTATGCCGCTGTAGAGCGGTAAGTCCCGTCTTCCACCCTAAAAGGTCTTAGAGAAATCTAGGGCCTTTTTTAATTTAGCAAGGTTTCTTTCCAGTAATCCTCTATAAGCTTCTTCAGTATTTTAAGTCGTTGAACATATACGTATAGGTATATCAGCAGAAATTTTTTTTAACCTATTTATATCTTTTTACTTCTGAAGCTTTCAACAAATTATTTGATCACGTGATTCTGACCAATTTGTTTAAACAAAATAATTTATTTGACGTTTCTCTACGAAAACGTTGTAGTAAGGCAAAAAAATAGGGTTGTTTTATTCGCAAAAAAGAGAACAATTGATAATTATCTAGACGAACGTCACTTGAAAAATCAAACTTATTCACATTTCTCTTCTAATAATAAAATCCTATAGGCAGTAGGATCAAGCTATTTTTTTAACATTTTAACCAGCGTATTATTCTCAAATAGTTAAATTTTAACTAAATCATATTTGCAAACCTTGAAAGAATCCTCCTAGTTTTAGCCATCTCGAGATCAAGAATAAATCATAACACAAATCATTAAAAACCCCAAAATGAATACACAATTTATCAAAAATTCCTTTTTAGGATTATCTGCCTGCGCACTTCTATTTACTTCTTGTCAAAAAGAGGAAAGCTTTGAAGAGGTAGATCAAAAATCTGATCTTGCCCGAGCACAGGAGTATGCGCAAAAGATCGGTTACAACCCTGATCATATTACCATTGATGACTTCCAGTTTCCTGATGGAACTAGTGAAGAAAGAATATACATTGAAGATGACATTGCTCTTACAGCTGCTGATTTTTATGCGCTAGAAGACATGAACTCTATGGCTAAGCAATATAGAACTACAAATTTGGTTACTGGTACTAACCGTACCATTGATATCATTGGATATACCGGTGGTGGTGGTCAAGGATTGACTAGCACTCAGCAAACTGCATTGCAATGGGCAGTGGCAAACTACAACCGCTTGAGTGGTGTGAGTTTGAACTT of the Nonlabens marinus S1-08 genome contains:
- a CDS encoding NADP-dependent isocitrate dehydrogenase, with the translated sequence MSTQQPKIIYTKTDEAPALATAAFLPIVKKFIEPAGIDIETKDISLAARILAVFPDRLGDKKVPDALAELGQLVTKEEANVIKLPNISASVPQLNDAIKELREKGYDLPFYPEDPQTDEDKEVKKRYDSVKGSAVNPVLREGNSDRRAPKPVKQYAKNNPHSIGAWSKDSKSHVSTMDHGDFMHNEKSITVEKPTTVKIQLVDTDKNTHILKENLALKAGEIIDATYMSKEALLEFLEEQMVDAREKDVLFSLHMKATMMKVSDPIIFGHAVRTFFKPVFDAYSADFDKIGVDVNNGFGDLLSKLHELPEEKKDAVQDALRRVMEYRPDLAMVNSDNGITNLHVPSDVIIDASMPAMIRNSGQMWNKDGKSQDTKAVIPDSSYAGIYDATIEFCKENGAFDPRTMGTVPNVGLMAQKAEEYGSHDKTFELPKAGKVQVVDADGNVLMEHSVEAGDIWRACQTKDAPIQDWVKLAVSRAKATGDPAIFWLDKNRAHDAEIIKKVNTYLKGHDTEGLDITIASPVEATERTLRRMKDGKDTISVTGNVLRDYNTDLFPILEVGTSAKMLSIVPLMNGGGLFETGAGGSAPKHVQQFEKENHLRWDSLGEFLALAVSLEHTAEKYNNPKAQIIADSLDKATEKFLTNKKSPSRKVNELDNRGSQFYLALYWAQELANQTKDEELANHFSKLAKDLSDNEDKITQELIEAQGKSMDIGGYYLPDPAKEKAAMRPSKTLNAIIG
- a CDS encoding MBL fold metallo-hydrolase, with amino-acid sequence MKNLLWICLLTITALSCKEAETTVDQTETSEEEMINEEADNANVIPDIQIRPISHATFVMNWNDQIIYVDPVGGAAVFENMPDAEVILVTDIHGDHMNPETIAAVKNESNFLFVPQAVADKLDAKLRPTVIVNNGEAATRNGLRITAIPMYNITEGRLDKHPKGRGNGYVLEKDGYRIYISGDTEGIPEMRNLQNIDKAFVCMNLPYTMDVEQAADAVLEFAPKEVVPYHYRGQDKFSDIEKFKSLVNSENPDIEVTLLEWYPSRAK
- a CDS encoding trans-sulfuration enzyme family protein, which translates into the protein MKKKKNQNYSCVHAGELKDTVYGGATAPIYTSTTYDYRGPGTNLYPRYFNTPNQVALAQKMAVLENTESAMIFGSGMAAISAVFMAFLKNGDHIIMQRAIYGGTSHFAAAEFDRVGITYTMLEHINEDTLQESLQENTRMVYIETPSNPLLEVTDIEMVSAFAKANSLITAIDNTFASPINQNPADFGIDLIIHSATKYLGGHSDICAGTVSGSQKHMETLWNTAKNYGGSLSDVTVHLLERSIKTLGLRVKQQSKTALKLATFLERHPDLEKVNYPGLKTHPQYKIAKKQMYGFGGMMSFELKEHVDHNDFLEELKVIKPALSLAGVESTILSPAQTSHSLLTPEERAEQGITDRLLRFSVGIEELNILIDDIEQAIEKSRKR
- the bshB1 gene encoding bacillithiol biosynthesis deacetylase BshB1, which codes for MKLDILAIGAHPDDIELSCAGVLAKEHAAGKKIGILDLTRGELGTRGTPEIRDLEASDAGKILGAQVRENLGFADGFFLNDREHQLKIIEVIRKYRPEIVFCNAVKDRHPDHGRGSSVASISCFLSGLRKIETSFKGEPQEAWRPKHVYHYIQWQDMDPDIVVDISGFIDKKIDSVKAYNSQFFDPNNKEPSTPISSNNFFESIRYRAANLGRLIGTDHAEGFMTERYPAVESIFDLI
- a CDS encoding M57 family metalloprotease yields the protein MNTQFIKNSFLGLSACALLFTSCQKEESFEEVDQKSDLARAQEYAQKIGYNPDHITIDDFQFPDGTSEERIYIEDDIALTAADFYALEDMNSMAKQYRTTNLVTGTNRTIDIIGYTGGGGQGLTSTQQTALQWAVANYNRLSGVSLNFRLTFGTSYQDKDMVIYRNPSNTGAGGSAGFPSNGRANKFVQLYAGMDAYDTNVNEHVITHEIGHSIGFRHTDFFSRASCGQNTNEGDGGVGAIRVAGTPSGYDATSVMLACFAANEDGEFGNNDIIALQAMY